A single region of the Triticum dicoccoides isolate Atlit2015 ecotype Zavitan chromosome 2B, WEW_v2.0, whole genome shotgun sequence genome encodes:
- the LOC119361415 gene encoding uncharacterized protein LOC119361415, which produces MSNRGSGWKERLRWLPVALLATTWCRWTLRRQGSRARSSKSCATSTSVSRRPSCYPPPAAPPHPTPSSHDNRRLLDKLVLYGLVELKVNGDGNCQFRALSDQFYRTPEHHRFVRQQVVNQHSRMYKKQSASVHARAPKKGSGGYADDRREVHGLDGVVVADVWRGEVAAHHLPLAPQHTGCGARVRWLPPSAGGMADIDRSLLELRARARDMTASQHKAAAVIGQVWLVEAARCVLSQL; this is translated from the exons ATGAGCAATAGGGGATCAG GTTGGAAGGAAAGATTGCGCTGGTTACCGGTGGCGCTTCTGGCAACTACGTGGTGCCGCTGGACGCTGCGCCGTCAGGGATCACGCGCCCGCTCGTCGAAATCCTGCGCGACCTCAACAAGCGTGTCCCGGAGGCCATCGTGCTATCCGCCACCCGCCGCGCCTCCTCATCCGACCCCGTCATCCCATG ATAACCGAAGACTTCTCGACAAGTTGGTGCTGTATGGCCTGGTTGAGCTCAAGGTTAACGGAGACGGCAATTGTCAG TTTCGGGCATTGTCCGATCAATTTTACCGAACTCCTGAACACCATAGATTTGTGCGGCAACAGGTAGTCAATCAG CACAGCCGTATGTACAAGAAGCAGAGCGCATCAGTTCATGCTCGAGCCCCAAAGAAG GGTTCTGGTGGCTATGCCGACGACCGTCGAGAGGTTCATGGACTGGACGGTGTCGTGGTTGCCGATGTATGGAGAGGCGAAGTTGCTGCCCATCATCTACCTCTAGCTCCCCAGCACACGG GGTGCGGGGCACGTGTACGATGGCTTCCTCCATCCGCTGGTGGCATGGCCGACATCGACCGGAGCCTGCTTGAGCTGAGGGCTAGGGCGAGGGACATGACGGCGTCACAACACAAGGCGGCGGCTGTCATCGGTCAAGTGTGGCTCGTCGAGGCTGCCCGCTGTGTTTTGTCACAGTTGTAG